The stretch of DNA ATGGACTGTTTGGGAAACCACCCAAATCGTTAAACATTTCAGAAGCCGCGTATCTCGTTGGTCTATTACAAAGCCCATATGTCTATACGCCATTCAATCAAGATGGCACACTTAAAAGTAAGGATGATGTTCAAATTTCCATTCGTCGACAACATTATGTCCTAAAACGAATGCGTGTAGAAGGTCAGATTAGTCAACAAGCGTATGTCAATGCACTGAATGAGGATATTTATTCACATTTATACCATCCATCCAAATAAAATAGTCGTGGTGAATGGGGAATAAACTGCAATGATACCACGTTATAGATCGCACCCTTTAACATACAAGATATAAAATAACTTAAAATTTGAATTTTCATAAAAAAATCGGAAAAGTGAAATCGACGCATTCGTTCCACCCTTCCGATTGATGATAACCCCCTAAAATATGGGATAACTTTTAATCATCAGTCATTCTTTTATATCACATAAACTAGAATAGACCTATGGCGTGTCCATCATCAGTGACATCCATTTTTAATGCAGCAGGTTGCTTAGGTAATCCTGGCATGGTCATAATCGCACCTGTTAATGCAACGATGAAGCCCGCCCCTGTTTTCGCTTCAAGTTCACGAATCGTAATTTCAAAATCTGACGGTGCGCCTAAACGCGTTTGGTCATCTGTAAATGAGTATTGCGTTTTAGCCATACATACCGGATAGTGATCCCAACCGTTTGCCTTAAACTGTGCTAATTGTTTTTGTGCTTTCGTAGTGAACGTGACTTTGCTTCCACCATAAATCTCTTTTACTATTTTTTCGATTTTGTCTTCAAGTGGCATTTCCAAATCGTATAAACGTTTAAATTGATGCGGTGTTTCGATCACTTCAAGGACTTTTTTTGCTAAATCCGTTCCGCCTTTTCCACCTTTTTCCCAAACTTCAGTCAGTGATAGCCGTACATTATTGCGCTCTGCCCACTGTTTTACAAATTCAAATTCAGCCTCTGTATCGTGGATGAATGCATTTAATGCGACCACAGGTTCAACACCAAACTTACGAATATTTTTTACGTGACGCTCTAAGTTTTTTATACCATTTTTTAAAGCTTCCACATTTTCCTCTTTAAGATGGTCTTTTGAAACGCCTCCGTGCATCTTTAGCGCACGAATAGTCGCTACAACCACAACGGCATCAGGTTCGAAATCTGCTTTACGTGATTTAATATTGATGAACTTTTCGGCACCTAAATCAGAACCAAAGCCTGCCTCTGTCACAACAATATCGGCTAAATCACGTGCCGTTTCTGTAGCAATAATTGAATTACAACCATGTGCAATATTCGCAAAAGGTCCCCCATGTACAAGTGCAGGTGTCCCTTCAATCGTTTGGACAAGATTTGGTTTAATCGCATCTTTTAAAATCATTGCGAGTGCACCTTGTACGCCTAAGTCTTTAACAGTAACGGGTTGACGTTCTCGCGTATAACCAATCGTAATTTTCGCAATACTTTCTTTTAAATCTTTGATGCCTGTGCTCAAACATAAAATAGCCATAATTTCTGAAGCCACTGTGATGTTGAAGCCATCTTCTCGAGGCACGCCTTGCGTCGGTCCACCTAGACCTACGATAACTTGACGTAATGCACGGTCGTTCATATCTAATACCCGTTTCCATTCGATACGACGTTGATCAATTCCAAGCGCATTACCTTGATGAATATGGTTGTCTATGAACGCAGACAATGCATTATTTGCAGTCGTGATGGCATGGAAATCACCGTTAAAGTGGAGATTAATATCCTCCATCGGTAAGACTTGGGCATAGCCGCCACCCGTAGCCCCACCTTTTATACCAAATGTCGGACCTAATGCAGGTTCTCGTAATGCCACCATGACATTTTTATTAATTTGTTGAAAGGCATCCGCCAATCCCACAGTCACAGTTGATTTACCTTCTCCAGCTGGTGTCGGACTCATTGCAGTGACTAGGACGACTTTTCCCTTACCATTTTTTGTTTTAATTTTAGAAATATCAATTTTCGCCTTGTAATGTCCGTAAGGTTCTAAAGCATCTTCGGAAATACCGGCCTTATTTGCAATTTCTTTAATTGGTTTGAGTGTCGCTTGATTTGCAATTTCTAAATCTGTTAAATGACCCACAAAATTCAACCCCTTCATCGTTTTATAATACGCATGCGATGTAAACGCATACATTTAGAGTTAAAGCACGTTGCTCATTATTAATGATAACGAACTCGTGCAAGGTTGTCGAACAAAACATGCTCAATCATTATATCCTTTCATTTTATCCTATGTATTGATTCTCAATTATCGTATACATCCAACAAAAAAGGCCGAGACAATCCTCCGATACACCTTTCAACAATTTCGAAAGTCGTGTATCATCAAATGTCTCAGCCTTTCGTTTGTGATATTAACAATCGTAAATGCATCGTTACGGGATAACAGATAAGATTAAAATCGTATACTATCAGCCGTATTAATCTTCCATTGTGCTTAAATCACCTGTCGGCAAATCAAGCTCCCAAGCTTTTAACACGCGACGCATAATCTTACCTGAACGTGTTTTAGGTAATTTCTCTTTAAATTCAATTTCTCTTGGTGCCGCATGTGCTGCAAGACCTTCTTTTACAAATAATCGTATCTCTTCTTTAAGTGCGTCAGTCGGCTCATAACCTTGACGTAACGCAATAAACGCTTTAATGATTTCACCACGAACCGGATCTGGCTTACCAATAACCCCTGCTTCTGCAACGGCTTTATGTTCTACTAATTTAGATTCCACTTCAAATGGACCCACACGTTCACCTGCAGTCATAATAACATCATCGACACGTCCTTGGAACCAGAAATAACCATCTTCATCTTGGTACGCCGAATCTCCTGATACATACCAATCACCGATGAAATAAGAGGCATATTTTTCGGGGTTTTTCCATACTTCACGCATCATCGAAGGCCAACCTTTTTTAATCGCTAAGTTACCCATACGATTCGGTGGTAAACGATGACCTTCATTATCTATAATTGCCGCTTCAATACCTGGAAGTGGTTTCCCCATTGATCCTAATTTAATGTCTTCAGATGGATAATTGACGATCATATGTCCACCTGTTTCAGTCATCCACCATGTATCGAGTACACGTTTATGATACACCTTTTTCGCCCATTTAATCACTTCTGGGTTCAAAGGTTCACCTACGGATAAAATGCTTCTTAATGAAGTCAAATCATATTTTTCAACGAGATCATCGCCTGCACTCATCAACATTCTCAAAGCAGTTGGTGCTGTATACCAAATCGTTACTTTAAAGTCTTCGATCATCGCATACCAGTTTTCCGGTGAGAATCGGCCGCCTGCGATACAGTTTGTGACCCCGTTTAACCACGGAGCAAAAATCCCATAGGACGTTCCTGTCACCCAACCTGGATCCGCAGTACACCAATAGACATCATCTTCATGAAAATCTAATACATACCGCCCTGAAATATAGTGTAATAACATGGCTTCTTGTACATGTAACACGCCTTTCGGTTGTCCAGTTGAACCAGAAGTATAGTGAAGAATTAAGCCGTCTTCACGTCCAAGCCATTCAATATCAAACGCAGTATCGGCTGTTTGCATCGCTTGATTGAAATCAACATACTGATCTTCAACAGTCTCATCCACTACGACAATGGTTTCTAAATGTGGCAACTGATCTTGAGGAATCCGTGAGAGCAAACTATTCGTTGTAATGATGACTTTGGCTTCACTATTTTCTAAACGGTCTTTCACCGCCTTTTCCATAAATGCTTCAAATAATGGACCAACGATGCCTCCCAATTTTAAAACACCAAATAATGCAAAATAGAGCTCCGGTGTTCTTGGCATAAAAATAAATACACGGTCACCTTTTTGTACGTTGGCTTTATCTTTTAGTACATTGGCTGCTTGGTTTGATTTTTCCTGCATCTCTTTAAAAGTATAACTTTCTTTACGTTGTTGATCTTTATAATTTAACGCGATTTTGTCTGCTTTCCCATCTTTAACGTGGCGATCAATACATTCATAGGCCATATTGACTTTGCCAGTTTCATACCAAGAAAAGACTTTTTCTACTTCTTTCCAATCGAATTGGTCATATGTTGTTTGATAATCTTTGAGGTTAAAGTTTCCTTGTTCCCCTTTGTAAACTTCGACTTTCATCACGAATCCCCCTTTGTATTGTCATCGCTTTCAAAACTAATGTTATTATACCTTATCAGTATGCTGTTTTCAAAAAATTGTACTTATTCAGAATTCAGATGAAAATACATGAGTCATACATTATAATAAAAATAGTGAAATCATATGAGAAAGGGGATGGCGGTATGAAACACGTTAAAACATATGAAAAGGAACGTTATACAGTGGACGGGCAAACATTTGTTATTGAGGGACCTGTTTCTAAAACATACTTACAGGAAATGACTTTTGATGATGGTCTTGACGCATTTCGTATCCCTATTGAGCAATTCGAGGCGATACAAGAAATTAGTACATTGGATGAAGGACGTATTTATATAATTAGAAAAGAGAAGCATATAGTTGGTTATGTCACATATTTATACCCTGACCCACTTGAGCGATGGTCTGAAGGACAGCTCCCTTACCTATTAGAACTAGGGGCAATTGAAATTAGTTTAGCTTACCGTGGCCTCGGATTAGGACGCATTTTGCTCAAAGTCAGCACAAGAAGTCCCGAGTTAGAGGATTATATTATAATGACGACTGAATATTATTGGCATTGGGATTTGAAAAATTCTCAACTCGATGTATTTGAATATAAAAAACTCATGCAACGAATGATGGCCAGTGGCGGGTTAGAAGTATTTGCCACTGACGATCCAGAAATTACGAGTCACCCTGCAAATTGTTTAATGGCACGTATCGGTAAAAACATCACAGTTGAACAAATGGAAGCGTTTGATAATATAAGATTTATGAATCGTTTCTTTTTCTAAAGGGGGGGGAGGTCATATGAAAAATCAGTTAAAACGAGAAACAGGCTATGTCTATGCGGATTCATTGTTGCGCTATCGGTTCCATAATAAGCATCCGTTTAATCAAATGCGTGTAAAATTGACGACTGAATTATTGTTATCTACAGGCTTTCTCTCAAAGGACCAAATTATCGTCCCTAGGCAAGCAACAGTAGACGAGATTGCTACGATTCATAAATATGATTATATACAAGCAGTTATAAGAGGAGAAAAAAACCTTTTACGCCCTGATGAACAACAAAAATATGGTTTAGGCGATGAGGACACCCACGTGTTTTCACGCATACACAGAAGTACAGCAACGATCATTGGAGGTGGATTAAATTTAATCGATGCCATCATGTCTGGAAAATTCCGCAATGGCTGTCATTTAGGTGGTGGTCTCCATCATGCACATGAAGGACGTGCCAGTGGTTTTTGTGTTTATAACGATGCAGCGATTTATATCAAATATCTCAACGAAAAATATCATCAACGTGTGTTATATATTGATACGGATGCACATCATGGAGACGGTGTCCAATGGTCTTTCTACACGTCTAATCAAGTCATGAATTATTCCATCCATGAAACGGGTAAATTTCTTTTCCCCGGATCCGGGCACTATACAGAACGCGGGGCAGAAGAAGGATTTGGCTATTGTATTAATCTCCCTCTTGAGCCTTATACAGAACATGATTCCTTTATAGAAGTATTCACTAAAACACTTTATCAAGTCGTTGATTCTTTCAAGCCAGACTTTATTGTCAGTGTGATTGGCTCAGATATACACTACTTAGATCCTTTAACACATATGAGTTGCAATTTAAATACGCTTTACGATATTCCTTATATCATAACCGATATCGCTGAAACATATTGTAATGGAAAAGTCATCATGTTAGGCGGGGGCGGCTATAATATTTGGCGTGTTGTTCCCAGAGCATGGAGTCACATTTATTTCAGTTTGATACATCAGCCACGATTAACAGGTCGTTTACCTGAAAAATGGCTAAACAAATGGAAACAGTACAGCCCGGTTCCTATTCCCGAATACTGGGAAGAACAATTTCAAGATTATCAGGTCATTCCACGGCGATCAGAAATCAGCCAACAAAACCTTCAAGTCGCGTCAAATATATTAAACTGGTTTTAATCAATTCAGCGTGGCAAAACGAATCAATATGACTCGTATTAAAATGTAATCAATTAAAACATAAAAATCCCCCACTTGCGCTGACAAAAAGCTCTGCAAACGTGGGGGACATCCATTGAGATTCATCATACCGCTACCCGTACATGTTGGTTGCGCCTCGATTATGAAGGTCTTGTTGTACCTCGGTATTGAATTTGATACGGAAGTATGACATTCGGTTCTTCGATGTCTTCATTATTCATATATTTCGTTAATAAACGCATCCCTACCGCACCAATATCATATAACGGTTGAATGACACTTGATAACTGTGGTCTAACCATCTCAACTAACCGTGTATTATTAAAACTTACGACTTGTATATCTTCCGGTATTTTCAAACCGTGGTCTAATGCAGCATGGACGATTCCAATCGCTTGCTCATCACTGATTGATAGGACAGCATCCGGTTGATATTGACTTAATTTTTCAAATGAACGCAAACCATCTTTATATGTTTCATTTCCAAGATATAACAAATGATCATCTACAGGTAGTTGATGCGCCTCGAGCACGGATTTCAAACCTTCATATACATCTTCCTGTGCTTTTTTAGAGTATCCACCACCTACAAAAGCAATTTTCGTTGCGCCTGATTCAACTAATTGTTGTGTTACTTCTTTACTTGCTTGCACAAAATCGATATTCACCGACGCAATACCATCATCTTTACCATTCGTTCCTGATACAACAACTGGAACTGATGCGCGGCTGATTTGCGCCTTAATATCATCTGTTAATGTACCGCCGAGAAAAATAATCCCATCCACTTGTTTGCTTAATAAATTGTTGAAAATCTCTTTTTCTTTCTCAGGATCATCGTCAGAATTTGAAATAATTGTTTGATATTTATACATTGTTGCGATGTCTTCTAACCCTCGCGCC from Staphylococcus lutrae encodes:
- a CDS encoding formate--tetrahydrofolate ligase, giving the protein MGHLTDLEIANQATLKPIKEIANKAGISEDALEPYGHYKAKIDISKIKTKNGKGKVVLVTAMSPTPAGEGKSTVTVGLADAFQQINKNVMVALREPALGPTFGIKGGATGGGYAQVLPMEDINLHFNGDFHAITTANNALSAFIDNHIHQGNALGIDQRRIEWKRVLDMNDRALRQVIVGLGGPTQGVPREDGFNITVASEIMAILCLSTGIKDLKESIAKITIGYTRERQPVTVKDLGVQGALAMILKDAIKPNLVQTIEGTPALVHGGPFANIAHGCNSIIATETARDLADIVVTEAGFGSDLGAEKFINIKSRKADFEPDAVVVVATIRALKMHGGVSKDHLKEENVEALKNGIKNLERHVKNIRKFGVEPVVALNAFIHDTEAEFEFVKQWAERNNVRLSLTEVWEKGGKGGTDLAKKVLEVIETPHQFKRLYDLEMPLEDKIEKIVKEIYGGSKVTFTTKAQKQLAQFKANGWDHYPVCMAKTQYSFTDDQTRLGAPSDFEITIRELEAKTGAGFIVALTGAIMTMPGLPKQPAALKMDVTDDGHAIGLF
- the acsA gene encoding acetate--CoA ligase, producing MKVEVYKGEQGNFNLKDYQTTYDQFDWKEVEKVFSWYETGKVNMAYECIDRHVKDGKADKIALNYKDQQRKESYTFKEMQEKSNQAANVLKDKANVQKGDRVFIFMPRTPELYFALFGVLKLGGIVGPLFEAFMEKAVKDRLENSEAKVIITTNSLLSRIPQDQLPHLETIVVVDETVEDQYVDFNQAMQTADTAFDIEWLGREDGLILHYTSGSTGQPKGVLHVQEAMLLHYISGRYVLDFHEDDVYWCTADPGWVTGTSYGIFAPWLNGVTNCIAGGRFSPENWYAMIEDFKVTIWYTAPTALRMLMSAGDDLVEKYDLTSLRSILSVGEPLNPEVIKWAKKVYHKRVLDTWWMTETGGHMIVNYPSEDIKLGSMGKPLPGIEAAIIDNEGHRLPPNRMGNLAIKKGWPSMMREVWKNPEKYASYFIGDWYVSGDSAYQDEDGYFWFQGRVDDVIMTAGERVGPFEVESKLVEHKAVAEAGVIGKPDPVRGEIIKAFIALRQGYEPTDALKEEIRLFVKEGLAAHAAPREIEFKEKLPKTRSGKIMRRVLKAWELDLPTGDLSTMED
- a CDS encoding GNAT family N-acetyltransferase is translated as MKHVKTYEKERYTVDGQTFVIEGPVSKTYLQEMTFDDGLDAFRIPIEQFEAIQEISTLDEGRIYIIRKEKHIVGYVTYLYPDPLERWSEGQLPYLLELGAIEISLAYRGLGLGRILLKVSTRSPELEDYIIMTTEYYWHWDLKNSQLDVFEYKKLMQRMMASGGLEVFATDDPEITSHPANCLMARIGKNITVEQMEAFDNIRFMNRFFF
- a CDS encoding acetoin utilization protein AcuC is translated as MKNQLKRETGYVYADSLLRYRFHNKHPFNQMRVKLTTELLLSTGFLSKDQIIVPRQATVDEIATIHKYDYIQAVIRGEKNLLRPDEQQKYGLGDEDTHVFSRIHRSTATIIGGGLNLIDAIMSGKFRNGCHLGGGLHHAHEGRASGFCVYNDAAIYIKYLNEKYHQRVLYIDTDAHHGDGVQWSFYTSNQVMNYSIHETGKFLFPGSGHYTERGAEEGFGYCINLPLEPYTEHDSFIEVFTKTLYQVVDSFKPDFIVSVIGSDIHYLDPLTHMSCNLNTLYDIPYIITDIAETYCNGKVIMLGGGGYNIWRVVPRAWSHIYFSLIHQPRLTGRLPEKWLNKWKQYSPVPIPEYWEEQFQDYQVIPRRSEISQQNLQVASNILNWF
- the ccpA gene encoding catabolite control protein A, which encodes MTVTIYDVAREARVSMATVSRVVNGNQNVKPETRDKVNEVIKRLNYRPNAVARGLASKKTTTVGVIIPDISNIYYSQLARGLEDIATMYKYQTIISNSDDDPEKEKEIFNNLLSKQVDGIIFLGGTLTDDIKAQISRASVPVVVSGTNGKDDGIASVNIDFVQASKEVTQQLVESGATKIAFVGGGYSKKAQEDVYEGLKSVLEAHQLPVDDHLLYLGNETYKDGLRSFEKLSQYQPDAVLSISDEQAIGIVHAALDHGLKIPEDIQVVSFNNTRLVEMVRPQLSSVIQPLYDIGAVGMRLLTKYMNNEDIEEPNVILPYQIQYRGTTRPS